CGTATCATCATCATGGAAAATAATTCAGACAACGTGCGAAGTTGCCATTAAGATACAGAAACACCAAGAAGTAAAAGGTCTACTCCTTTAAGCCATTACTTTATTAGGTAGGACCAATACAACTTGTAGATTTTTTCTTTCACATTTACCAGGTTGTTTCGCTTGGCGGTGACTTGTATATGAAGACAACACATGAACTTCGGACATAATGATGGATTCAGACACTATGTTAAAATAGTCCTGATACgattataaaaataagttttattttcaagtGGATGAATATAGATTTTCCTTTCATAACTAAAAGCTTTATAGGTGTATAATTTATAGACTGAAATGCTGAATGTTCTAAGAATAGTAAACGAGTAGGGCCGCTCAACACCATCGTGACATTCACTTCTTTTGACATATGCGACTTCAAATTCAAATGATAATAATCTAGAAGCTCCATGCAACCATAATATCAATCACAAGACTACATAAGAAATCCAAAATAACACATGagatgtaaaaaataaaataaatactcaGTGCAagaaattaaatcaaaactatataatCGCATACATTATAGAAACTGGGAGTTATGAGTCCTTAAGTAGAAGGGCTCATGTTTTGGTTTAAAGTGGCAGAGACTTTAGATCCTTCTTTTCTCTGAAGGGCAACTTTTGTTCCAAGGCCATCCTTTGTGTCCGCTTTACTCCGAGCAAGATTCACCTCCACCCTGGGGGCCTTTCCTGGCGCCAGAGGTTTAAAAATATTGCCTGCGTAAGATTATTCATATGTTAGTTATCCGGCTCAACATGAATGAAACAACCAGAGCTCAATAATTTACCTATCCTACTGAAGAAAATGCCGTAATCCATTCCATTGTGCACTGTTGGTATCACCTTCGAGTAAGGGCATTTGGTAGAGAAGCCGACCTTTGTGCCATTAGATTGTTTGATTGCCTTGCTTAGTCTGTCAACGCAATGCTGGAATTGCTTATGGCAGTTGACGTAAGTCATACCTGAAGAAAATAACCA
The DNA window shown above is from Raphanus sativus cultivar WK10039 unplaced genomic scaffold, ASM80110v3 Scaffold1601, whole genome shotgun sequence and carries:
- the LOC130504469 gene encoding phospholipase A2-gamma-like, whose protein sequence is VGIRYGKYCGIGYFGCPGEKPCDGLDACCMTHDNCVDLKGMTYVNCHKQFQHCVDRLSKAIKQSNGTKVGFSTKCPYSKVIPTVHNGMDYGIFFSRIGNIFKPLAPGKAPRVEVNLARSKADTKDGLGTKVALQRKEGSKVSATLNQNMSPST